In the Anguilla anguilla isolate fAngAng1 chromosome 7, fAngAng1.pri, whole genome shotgun sequence genome, one interval contains:
- the LOC118231757 gene encoding diacylglycerol kinase theta isoform X1, translated as MADSGRIKHGNSSSDSPGASPLSGRKKAQQSPGSRTKYQVGAPGHCFRKVTLTKPTFCHHCSDFIWGLVGFLCEVCNFMSHEKCLKHVKTVCSCVAPTLVRVPVAHCFGPAGHKKRFCFVCRKHLEGSSALRCEVCELHVHADCAPFSCSDCRLCHQDGTQDYDTYHHHWREGNMSSGARCEVCRRTCGSSEVLSGMRCEWCGITAHASCFVIVPPDCGLGRLRNMMLPPGCVRLCSRNFSKLHCFRISENTQTELDNSDDVDTPTVVASKENQSSSSPDTGKQTLKVFDGDDAVRRNQFRLVSIPRITKNEEVVEAALRAFYIPDEPQDYELQVYGQQALLSDDIINRNGAPDNKPDNKPVFRESTPEAWILRAKPRDSEVLKIYPGWLKVGVAYISISVSRSSTVDTVVQEVLKQLGKQDENPAGYSLVEVFMSSKQVLRQVLSGQELVLDKLQEIRKTSLRQMNQTRLYVAERRNSAVLVSLMVGGLPTQLCREEYADLLREHLAIKSHLVAITHVYAGQGAVVLEISCFSEAERVYMLAKDTAISGKALYSLVIPEIMHRKLPRGCGPLLVFVNPKSGGLKGREILYSFRKLLNPHQVFELTSGGPLPGLHTFREVPHFRILVCGGDGTVGWVLGVLEEVRHKLSCAEPAIGIVPLGTGNDLARVLRWGTGYSGEDPFSVLLSVEEAEEVLMDRWTILLDAQEVLEDGKEDGILEPPKIVQMSNYCGLGIDAELSLDFHHAREEEPGKFNSRFHNKGVYVKVGLQKLSHTRNLHKDLKLQVDKQEVELPNIEGLIFLNIPSWGSGADLWGSDSDARFGKPRIDDGMLEVVGVTGVVHMGQVQSGLRSGIRVAQGNYIRITVMKPIPVQVDGEPWIQAPGQIIISAAGPKVRMLRKSKSKQKKQSGSLKESRSDTPPPSNGGH; from the exons TGTGTAACTTCATGTCCCACGAGAAGTGTTTGAAGCACGTCAAGACCGTCTGTTCCTGTGTCGCTCCAACACTCGTGCGG GTCCCGGTGGCCCACTGCTTCGGCCCGGCCGGCCACAAGAAGAGGTTCTGCTTCGTGTGCCGCAAGCACCTGGAGGGAAGCTCCGCCCTGCGCTGCGAAG TGTGCGAGCTGCACGTCCACGCCGACTGCGCTCCCTTCAGCTGCAGCGACTGCCGACTCTGCCACCAGGATGGTACCCAGGACTAC GACACGTACCACCATCACTGGCGGGAGGGAAACATGTCGTCGGGGGCGCGCTGCGAGGTGTGTCGACGCACCTGCGGGTCGTCCGAGGTCCTGTCGGGGATGCGGTGCGAGTGGTGCGGCATCACG GCGCACGCCTCCTGTTTCGTGATCGTGCCCCCGGACTGCGGGCTGGGACGCCTGAGGAACATGATGCTCCCCCCGGGCTGCGTGCGCCTCTGCTCCCGCAACTTCAGCAAACTGCACTGCTTCCGCATCTCTGAGAACACCCAGACCGAGCTCG ATAACTCGGATGACGTCGACACCCCGACTGTAGTGGCTTCAAAGGAGAACCAGTCTTCGTCATCTCCAGACACAG GCAAACAGACTCTCAAGGTGTTTGACGGAGATGATGCGGTCAGACGCAACCAGTTCCGCCTGGTCTCCATCCCCCGCATTACTAAGAATGAGGAAGTGGTG GAAGCCGCGCTGAGGGCGTTCTACATCCCGGACGAGCCGCAGGACTACGAGCTCCAGGTGTACGGCCAGCAGGCCCTCCTcagcgatgacatcatcaacCGCAACGGCGCCCCGGACAACAAGCCCGACAACAAGCCGGTGTTCAGGGAGAGCACTCCGGAAGCCTGGATCCTGAGAGCCAAGCCGAGGGATTCGGAGGTCCTCAAGATCTACCCAGGCTGGCTCAA AGTGGGTGTGGCCTATATCTCCATCTCGGTCTCCAGGAGCAGCACGGTCGACACTGTGGTCCAGGAAGTCTTGAAACAGCTGGGGAAACAG gatGAAAACCCTGCAGGATACAGTCTGGTGGAGGTGTTCATGAGTAGTAAACAAG TGCTGCGGCAGGTGCTCTCGGGCCAGGAGCTCGTGTTGGACAAGCTGCAGGAGATCAGAAAG ACGTCCCTGCGGCAGATGAACCAGACGCGGCTGTACGTGGCCGAGCGCAGGAACAGCGCGGTTCTGGTCTCCCTGATGGTGGGGGGGCTTCCCACGCAGCTCTGCAGGGAGGAGTACGCGGACCTGCTTCGGGAGCACCTGGCCATCAAGA GTCACCTGGTTGCCATCACTCACGTTTACGCCGGGCAAG GCGCGGTAGTGTTGGAAATCTCATGTTTCTCTGAGGCGGAGCGGGTCTACATGCTGGCTAAGGACACGGCGATTTCCGGGAAGGCGCTTTACTCACTGGTCATCCCCGAGATCATG CACCGGAAACTCCCGCGGGGCTGCGGTCCGCTCCTGGTCTTCGTCAACCCCAAGAGCGGCGGCCTGAAGGGCCGCGAGATCCTCTACAGCTTCCGGAAGCTCCTGAACCCGCATCAAGTGTTTGAGCTGACCAGCGGGGGACCTTTACCAGG actgcacacTTTCCGGGAGGTTCCGCACTTCCGGATCCTGGTGTGCGGGGGCGACGGGACAGTGGGCTGGGtgctgggggtgctggaggaggtgcgGCACAAGCTGTCCTGCGCCGAGCCGGCCATCGGCATCGTGCCGCTGGGCACAG gtAATGACCTGGCGCGTGTGCTGCGATGGGGCACAGGGTACAGCGGGGAGGATCCCTTCAGCGTCCTGCTGTcggtggaggaggcggaggaggtgCTGATGGACCGCTGGACCATCCTGCTGGACGcccaggaggtgctggaggacgGCAAGGAGGACGGAATCCTGGAGCCGCCCAAG aTCGTCCAGATGAGCAACTACTGCGGCCTGGGCATCGATGCCGAACTCAGCCTGGACTTCCACCATGCCCGCGAGGAGGAGCCCGGAAAGTTCAACAGCAG GTTTCACAACAAGGGTGTGTATGTGAAGGTGGGCCTGCAGAAGCTTAGCCACACCCGCAACCTTCATAAAGACCTGAAACTGCAGGTGGACAAGCAGGAAGTGGAGCTACCCAACATCGAAGGCCTCATCTTCCTCAACATCCCCAG CTGGGGCTCTGGTGCGGACCTGTGGGGCTCAGACAGCGACGCGCGCTTTGGGAAGCCCCGCATCGATGACGGTAtgctggaggtggtgggggtgacCGGGGTGGTGCACATG GGTCAGGTGCAGAGCGGGCTGCGCTCGGGGATTCGCGTGGCGCAGGGGAACTACATCCGCATCACGGTCATGAAGCCCATCCCGGTGCAGGTGGACGGGGAGCCCTGGATCCAGGCCCCCGGGCAGATCATCATCTCTGCCGCCGGGCCGAAG GTGCGCATGCTGAGGAAGTCGAAGAGCAAGCAGAAGAAGCAATCCGGCAGCTTGAAGGAGTCGAGGAGCGACACCCCGCCGCCTAGCAATGGGGGCCACTGA
- the LOC118231757 gene encoding diacylglycerol kinase theta isoform X2, with translation MADSGRIKHGNSSSDSPGASPLSGRKKAQQSPGSRTKYQVGAPGHCFRKVTLTKPTFCHHCSDFIWGLVGFLCEVCNFMSHEKCLKHVKTVCSCVAPTLVRVPVAHCFGPAGHKKRFCFVCRKHLEGSSALRCEVCELHVHADCAPFSCSDCRLCHQDGTQDYDTYHHHWREGNMSSGARCEVCRRTCGSSEVLSGMRCEWCGITAHASCFVIVPPDCGLGRLRNMMLPPGCVRLCSRNFSKLHCFRISENTQTELDNSDDVDTPTVVASKENQSSSSPDTGKQTLKVFDGDDAVRRNQFRLVSIPRITKNEEVVEAALRAFYIPDEPQDYELQVYGQQALLSDDIINRNGAPDNKPDNKPVFRESTPEAWILRAKPRDSEVLKIYPGWLKVGVAYISISVSRSSTVDTVVQEVLKQLGKQDENPAGYSLVEVFMSSKQVLRQVLSGQELVLDKLQEIRKTSLRQMNQTRLYVAERRNSAVLVSLMVGGLPTQLCREEYADLLREHLAIKSHLVAITHVYAGQGAVVLEISCFSEAERVYMLAKDTAISGKALYSLVIPEIMHRKLPRGCGPLLVFVNPKSGGLKGREILYSFRKLLNPHQVFELTSGGPLPGLHTFREVPHFRILVCGGDGTVGWVLGVLEEVRHKLSCAEPAIGIVPLGTGNDLARVLRWGTGYSGEDPFSVLLSVEEAEEVLMDRWTILLDAQEVLEDGKEDGILEPPKIVQMSNYCGLGIDAELSLDFHHAREEEPGKFNSRFHNKGVYVKVGLQKLSHTRNLHKDLKLQVDKQEVELPNIEGLIFLNIPSWGSGADLWGSDSDARFGKPRIDDGMLEVVGVTGVVHMGQVQCGLHYDWLVI, from the exons TGTGTAACTTCATGTCCCACGAGAAGTGTTTGAAGCACGTCAAGACCGTCTGTTCCTGTGTCGCTCCAACACTCGTGCGG GTCCCGGTGGCCCACTGCTTCGGCCCGGCCGGCCACAAGAAGAGGTTCTGCTTCGTGTGCCGCAAGCACCTGGAGGGAAGCTCCGCCCTGCGCTGCGAAG TGTGCGAGCTGCACGTCCACGCCGACTGCGCTCCCTTCAGCTGCAGCGACTGCCGACTCTGCCACCAGGATGGTACCCAGGACTAC GACACGTACCACCATCACTGGCGGGAGGGAAACATGTCGTCGGGGGCGCGCTGCGAGGTGTGTCGACGCACCTGCGGGTCGTCCGAGGTCCTGTCGGGGATGCGGTGCGAGTGGTGCGGCATCACG GCGCACGCCTCCTGTTTCGTGATCGTGCCCCCGGACTGCGGGCTGGGACGCCTGAGGAACATGATGCTCCCCCCGGGCTGCGTGCGCCTCTGCTCCCGCAACTTCAGCAAACTGCACTGCTTCCGCATCTCTGAGAACACCCAGACCGAGCTCG ATAACTCGGATGACGTCGACACCCCGACTGTAGTGGCTTCAAAGGAGAACCAGTCTTCGTCATCTCCAGACACAG GCAAACAGACTCTCAAGGTGTTTGACGGAGATGATGCGGTCAGACGCAACCAGTTCCGCCTGGTCTCCATCCCCCGCATTACTAAGAATGAGGAAGTGGTG GAAGCCGCGCTGAGGGCGTTCTACATCCCGGACGAGCCGCAGGACTACGAGCTCCAGGTGTACGGCCAGCAGGCCCTCCTcagcgatgacatcatcaacCGCAACGGCGCCCCGGACAACAAGCCCGACAACAAGCCGGTGTTCAGGGAGAGCACTCCGGAAGCCTGGATCCTGAGAGCCAAGCCGAGGGATTCGGAGGTCCTCAAGATCTACCCAGGCTGGCTCAA AGTGGGTGTGGCCTATATCTCCATCTCGGTCTCCAGGAGCAGCACGGTCGACACTGTGGTCCAGGAAGTCTTGAAACAGCTGGGGAAACAG gatGAAAACCCTGCAGGATACAGTCTGGTGGAGGTGTTCATGAGTAGTAAACAAG TGCTGCGGCAGGTGCTCTCGGGCCAGGAGCTCGTGTTGGACAAGCTGCAGGAGATCAGAAAG ACGTCCCTGCGGCAGATGAACCAGACGCGGCTGTACGTGGCCGAGCGCAGGAACAGCGCGGTTCTGGTCTCCCTGATGGTGGGGGGGCTTCCCACGCAGCTCTGCAGGGAGGAGTACGCGGACCTGCTTCGGGAGCACCTGGCCATCAAGA GTCACCTGGTTGCCATCACTCACGTTTACGCCGGGCAAG GCGCGGTAGTGTTGGAAATCTCATGTTTCTCTGAGGCGGAGCGGGTCTACATGCTGGCTAAGGACACGGCGATTTCCGGGAAGGCGCTTTACTCACTGGTCATCCCCGAGATCATG CACCGGAAACTCCCGCGGGGCTGCGGTCCGCTCCTGGTCTTCGTCAACCCCAAGAGCGGCGGCCTGAAGGGCCGCGAGATCCTCTACAGCTTCCGGAAGCTCCTGAACCCGCATCAAGTGTTTGAGCTGACCAGCGGGGGACCTTTACCAGG actgcacacTTTCCGGGAGGTTCCGCACTTCCGGATCCTGGTGTGCGGGGGCGACGGGACAGTGGGCTGGGtgctgggggtgctggaggaggtgcgGCACAAGCTGTCCTGCGCCGAGCCGGCCATCGGCATCGTGCCGCTGGGCACAG gtAATGACCTGGCGCGTGTGCTGCGATGGGGCACAGGGTACAGCGGGGAGGATCCCTTCAGCGTCCTGCTGTcggtggaggaggcggaggaggtgCTGATGGACCGCTGGACCATCCTGCTGGACGcccaggaggtgctggaggacgGCAAGGAGGACGGAATCCTGGAGCCGCCCAAG aTCGTCCAGATGAGCAACTACTGCGGCCTGGGCATCGATGCCGAACTCAGCCTGGACTTCCACCATGCCCGCGAGGAGGAGCCCGGAAAGTTCAACAGCAG GTTTCACAACAAGGGTGTGTATGTGAAGGTGGGCCTGCAGAAGCTTAGCCACACCCGCAACCTTCATAAAGACCTGAAACTGCAGGTGGACAAGCAGGAAGTGGAGCTACCCAACATCGAAGGCCTCATCTTCCTCAACATCCCCAG CTGGGGCTCTGGTGCGGACCTGTGGGGCTCAGACAGCGACGCGCGCTTTGGGAAGCCCCGCATCGATGACGGTAtgctggaggtggtgggggtgacCGGGGTGGTGCACATG ggtcaggtgCAGTGCGGTCTGCATTACGATTGGCTGGTAATATAG